A DNA window from Helianthus annuus cultivar XRQ/B chromosome 15, HanXRQr2.0-SUNRISE, whole genome shotgun sequence contains the following coding sequences:
- the LOC110913365 gene encoding uncharacterized protein LOC110913365 has translation MASSSESNKSVSSGQVVPYNVNQVNVNLMWSAKPYRQSSVVSRESAKLSPRFFGPYKVLARVGPVAYRLALPPGSLVHNVFHVSMLKRCVGSVPPSSPVPADAPVTALSPSMSQHECVLEERVVQKGKYRPKTEVLVKWVGRPSEEATWETKWRFRKAYPTFHLEDKANASGVDCYVSADPVTNPVDPVLFSYLNCTQFAL, from the coding sequence ATGGCCTCTTCATCTGAATCAAACAAGTCTGTATCTTCGGGTCAAGTTGTACCATACAATGTCAATCAAGTGAATGTGAACCTGATGTGGTCAGCAAAGCCATATCGACAGTCTAGCGTCGTTAGTCGGGAATCAGCAAAGCTTAGCCCACGTTTTTTTGGTCCATACAAGGTTTTGGCACGGGTTGGGCCGGTTGCGTATCGTCTTGCATTACCTCCGGGATCCCTTGTgcataatgtatttcacgtgaGCATGTTGAAACGATGTGTTGGTTCGGTTCCGCCGTCGAGTCCTGTTCCAGCGGATGCCCCGGTTACGGCTCTGTCTCCATCTATGTCTCAACATGAGTGTGTATTGGAAGAACGGGTTGTGCAAAAGGGCAAGTATCGGCCAAAGACGGAGGTACTCGTGAAGTGGGTCGGTCGTCCAAGCGAGGAGGCAACGTGGGAAACGAAATGGCGTTTTCGTAAGGCTTACCCTACCTTTCACCTTGAGGACAAGGCGAATGCAAGCGGGGTGGATTGTTATGTGTCTGCTGATCCAGTTACTAATCCGGTTGACCCAGTATTGTTTTCGTATTTAAATTGTACTCAGTTTGCTTTATGA